The following is a genomic window from Oscillospiraceae bacterium.
GCCAAAGACTAAGTCCAAAGCCCCCAGCGGGCTGAACAGATTACTGATAAAACAGCCTAAAATCAGAGCATAGCAGTAATCTTTCTTAAAAAAGCACAGCAAGGTAAGCACCTCAGAGATGCGAAATTGCAAAGCTCCGTAAGAAAGGGGCGCAATTACCAGGGTTAATGCCACATAGAGTGCAGCGGTGACACATATGCGTAAAAATGCGGTCAGATTGGATTTTTTCATCATAAATTCTCCCTTGTTTTTTAATAGAGGAAAGTCCTCCGAAGATGGTTAGCAAGAGTAACATCTTTCTATGAAAAAGTATAGCACACAGGCAGTTTTTTGTCAATTCATTTTCTCTGAATTTTGAAAAAAGAAAGAGGAGAACTGCGCTATTCTCCCCGACTGGCATACTTCTGTTTTGTGGCAAGACCACCGCGAATGTGCCGTTCTGCTTTGTTTTGGTTTAAGATTTCCCGCACTTGGTCGTAACGGTCGGGATCTAATTTTTGCAGCCGAACTGCCACGTCCTTATGTACCGTAGACTTGGAAATTCCAAAGTTTTTGGCAGCTTTACGTACTGTGGAGCGGTTTTCGATGATATAATCCGCAAACAGAATTACCCGTTTGTCAATATCGTAGAATATGTCCAAAAAAATCACCTCTCAGATTTGTATCAAGTATGTGGATTGATACAATATATGAGAGGTGTTGTTGTTTTATTCTCTAAACCGCGGAATCGGAATTCTTTGGTTGAGCGGGAAATCGGATAATCACACGGGTGAACGCTCCTTTTTCACTTTCAAAACGAATAGAGCTTTCCGCTCCGTATACCAGCTTCATTCGTTTTAATGAATTGGTGATTCCGATATGCTTTTTCTCTTGGGTACCGTTGTTTAAAATCATCAGTTTTTCGGGTGTGATTCCATAGCCGTTATCATAAATTTCGGTAACCACAAAGCCTTTTTCTTTTCGCATGGAAATTTTGATTTCACAGTCTTTTCTTGCACCTGAAAGTCCGTGCACTACCGAATTTTCCACAAACGTATGAAAAAATTGGGGCGGAATAAGCAGGTTTAGCAAATCAGGTTCAATTTCGGTTGATAGAGGATATTTCTTCTCGTGAGAAAGTTCGTTGATAAACAGGTATTTGCGAATGGTTTCAATTTCATCTGAAACGGGAATAAATTTACGGTCTTTCTTTAAAATTTCCCGATAATAAAGGGCCATGTTATCTACTAGGCTGAGAATTTTTTCATTTTTGATGCGGTAAGCATCCAATCGGATGGCAGACAGGGAATTATAGAGCATATGGGGGTCCAATTGCATGGAAAGACGTTCCATTTCCAGATGTTTGTTTTCCAGTTCTGCATTTTTAACGGCATCGTGATAAGCTTTCAAATCGCCGGACAATCGGTGCAGAATTTCTTTAATGGTGTTTAATTCGTGCAAATTATATTCCGTGCGGAAAAATTCGCTGTCGTAAAGCAAATCTTCGCCGTCCAGCTGACTCATAAATTGTTGAATTTCCTGAAGGGCTTTTCGAGCGGTTGTTCTGGAGATAACAATAATTAAAATCGCCAGCACCGCTAAAATGGCAACCCATGTACTTATGACCCTAAGGCAGCTTTTATTTAGTTCTTGTTTGGGAATTTTCATGACGCAGGAAAGGTTTGCGTTGATGGGAGAAGATAAATAATCCCCTGTATTTTGCACCTTTTCGTCGGAGGAAAACACAATTTCCACCGGATGGCTAAACACATTGGTGTTTTGCAGCATAATCCGATAACGCAGAATATTTCCGGGGTTTCTGGGCATTCGCCGATACATGGTGACTCGTGTCATATTTCCGTTCATTTTTTCAATAGTCTGGTCAAAAATAATATCCGATTTTTCCTGTTCAAAGGCCTGGCAAATGGTATAGTATTTGGGCAGTTTGGAAACGTTGGAATACCAAGGGGATTCAAAAATGGCTACGTTTGGCGTGAAAATAACAGGACTGTTCTGATTACCGGAAGCGGAAAGCAGAATTTCCTTGGAATATTCCAGCATTTCTATCATTTCGCTGGTGGAGTAACTGCTTCGTTTTAAGGCGCTGCTCAGGTAAGAAGATTGCACAATGTGTTCCGAGTGGATTAACGCCTGATGGCAGGATTCTTTCAGGGTATCAGTGTATAAACTGAGTGTGTCCTGCAATTCCCGTAATTCGGAATGGTAGGTGTTATATGTCGCTGATACCAAGAAATATGCCCAGATAAGCAACACAAAAAAACCGATAACGCGGATGTTACCGTATAAAATCTGTTCCAGTAAACTTTTGCGTATCGGTTTTTTCATAGATTTTTACCTCAGTTTTCGGGAGTTTTCTGATTAGACTGCTGATACTCCCTGGGGGTGATGCCATTATATTTGGCAAACACGGTTTTAAAGTAATCATAGTCGCTGTAGCCCACTTTGTATGCAATCTGTGTCAGGTTCATTTTGCTGGTGGATAAAAGTTTTTTTGCTTCTTCCATACGAACGGAGAGCAGATAGTCATAAATGGTGATACCAAGCTCTTTTTTAAACACATTTCGTAAGTGAGAATAACTTACAAACAGCTGAGATGCAATTTCTTCAATGGAAGAAATGGTGGAGAAATTCTTGTGAATATAGTTAATGGTTTTCTGTACCAGTGCAAACTGGGATTTCCCTTTGTAATTCTTCAGATATTCTCCGGTTAATGTGAGGATATTTCTGAGCCAGATTAAAAAGTGTTCCGGATCGGAAAAACGATTGATTTTGTGGTAAGAAAGGTCGGTTCTGCCCACAATTTGCGCAATATCGATTCCGTTTTTCAACAGCACGGACTGAATGGACGAAACCGTGGATAAATACAGCTCTTTGAGCAGAGTTTCGTCATATTCCGGCTCCGTAAAATTAAAGGTTTTAATAAACTGACTGATTTCCGTAGCGCTCACATCCGCTCTGACCAGATTAGATACCGTTTCGTTATAGGCAATAAAATTAAAGGAAACGTTTTTCACCGAGATATCAGAGTAGGCAATGTAATCGGAACGAATCAGCTCCAGATTGGTTTTTAAGGCTGAATCTGCCTGCTTTTGCAGCGATTTTAATTCAAACAGATTACCGCCGGTATCGGAAGCACCTGCTTTTACGGTAACCGCATAGCGGTCAAACAAATCTTTGATCTTGTTGCACATTACGCTGCGGATCGTGTCCTGAAAGTTATTGTTTTTCTCGCTCATAAAGAGAATGAGCATTGTGTCAGTTCCTTCCGGCAGAATCACAGGAACGATGCCGCGGTTTTGCAGGTCTGAAAATTCTTTTAAATCCCGATAAGTGGAGAATACATCCTCCTCTGCTTCCAAGAACTTTGCTTTTACCAGAATAAAATGCTTGAAATTCTGCAGAAGAAGGGTGGGGGCAGCTTCATATAAACGGGAAGCTTCCAAGGTGTCTGCAGAAAGCAGACGGTAAATATAATTTTCCCGTCCAAGCTGCAAACTGTTGGCGGTTTCCGTGTTTTTTGCGGCTCTGCTGATTGCTTTTTGGATGGCATTTTTCAGTTCTTCCGGGATGATTGGCTTCATCAGATATGCCAGCACTTCATTTTCAATGGCACATCTGAAATATTCCACATCATCATAACAGCTAATATAGATAAATTGCGGGTCAATTCCCATAGCACGGATTTGCTTGGTTAGTTCCATCCCGTTAATTTCAGGCATAGAAATATCGGTGATTACCACATCAGGCTTGAATTCTTTGCAGATTTCCAGCGCTTCGTAACCACTTTGGGAAATTTTGATGCCGCTGATATTAAATTCTTCCGGCTCAATATAGCTGAGCAAACTTTGCAGATGGACATAATTGTCATCTACAAGCAATATTTTATACATAGAGATACCTCGCGCCGCTCTTTTTAAAAATGCGGATGTATTGAAGGGTCGGCAGTGGTTTCCTTACATGGATTTAGATTAGATTTTTCAATTCTTGATTGATTCTTTCGCGGTAGCGAAGAATGTAATCACCAAAATAGGGGAAACTGTCAAAACGAATTTCCTGACCGGCAATTTCTTCAATCAAATTTACAACATATTCTTTGCCTTTGTAGCTTGCTAAAAGGTGCATAGCGGCATAATCCTGAATCCCGTCTTTGAACACTTTCAAGCGGATACTTTCCACCACTTCATCACCGTAGGGATACACGCTGAAGGCATCTCCTGCAGGGAATGCTCCGCCGGAATCCACGGTTTCAAAGGGATTGATTACCCCTTTGGACAAAATGGAATAGAAATAGTTAAAGCCCCAATGCAAAAAGCCCACGCAGTCATATTTAAACATCTGGGTTCCCATAATTCTGTTTCTGGGAGAAGGCTGGGATAAGAATCGGTTGGACACATCCTTTGCCTGAGCGGAACAGTAGTAAACCCAACGGTTTTTGATATCTTCTTTTAAGAATTTTTCAATATGGTCGCTGGCGGGAACAGGAGTGTTAATCAGACCTTCTTTGTAAAAATCAATGTCGGAAAGAGCGTCCAGCATCTTAAATCCTTCGGTGTATGGAGCAATCAGTTCTTTTGCATATTTATACGTTTCTAAATGTCCTAAACTTAAGAAGGGTTCATCGGATACGTGGAAATAAACTTTATCCTGAACACCTTTTGCTTTTAAGAAAGCAACCAGCTCAGGCATCATTGCATCAATGAATTCTTTGTATTCGGGAGTTTTGGCTTCCATATGCCAGCCAAAGCGTTTTTCCTCCTTGCCGTCTGCCATTACAACGATTTTGGGAGTATGAACTGCACCCCACTGGGTAAACAGATGGCTCATTTCAAAATATTGCACACCGTTTTTTAAGCAGATGTCAATCCACTTATCCAGCTTATCAAATTTGAAGGAATATTTGCCGTTATCACAGAAACAATCTACCAACTGAACGGTTTTTCTTTCGGATAAATATGCAGTATCAAGTGGGGGAGTGAAGAGGGGGGTCAAGAGCATATTGATGCCGTTATCCACCGCCACACGGATATATTTTTCAATCATTTCCCAATGTTTGTCGGAGAAGATTTCACAGCCATGCAAATCAGCGATACAGTCGCAGTGGAACCACTGAGTGAAGATCATTTCCTGTTTGGGAAGTTTCACATCGATTACTTCCAGCTCGAAAACAGAGGAGGTTTTGTAATCATCGTCAGGGTCGGTGCCTTCCAACACAACTTCAATGGGATACACACCGGGTTTGCAATCTTCAGGCACTCGCACGCTTACCCACAGGGCATGCCATTTGTGGCATACAGCGTAAACGGGATTTTCTTCGTCAATCGGCATTAACGGGTCGGGATACATGCCGGCATTCAAAGAGTAATAGCCTGCATCATATTTGGGCGGAAATGCAGCCAGTTCCACCGGCACATTTCTCACTTTTCTCACAGTTACATAGGGAGCCAGCTCAGAATTTACGCTAACTTTCAAATCGCTTCTTCCTGCCCACCAGTCTGCTTTGAATACTTTGGTAAAGGCAATCTGATAAGAATATTCTTCTCCTTTTAAAGCGGAGCCTTCCCGGATGGCATCCAAGGTGGGCTCTTTGTCAAAAAACACTTTTTCCAGCGAAGAAACCTGTTTCAATTTCAATTCATAATTTGCCATAATTTTCAATCCTTTCGGCATGGTTATTGCCAATCTCTTCCTTTGCTGAAGACGGGCAATAATATCTCAGCATTAGTATAGTTTATCTTCTTAATTTTGTAAACCTAAAATTTGCTTTTTTACCACCCCTAAAATTTGCTTTTATTAGCTTGCGGTTTGCTTCTGGTTTTTTTGCATAAAAAATTGCTGAAAAAAAACAGCGCAAGACACCTGAAATTCCCAAAAATTTACAAAAAGCAGGTGATTTGAGTCAACATACACCGAATTTCTGCTAAAATTTGGGATGTTTTACGAAAAAAAGCATATTTTAGAGCACAAAAAAAGCAGATTATGGGTTCCCAAAAACTGTTTTTTTTTGTATAATATAGACAAAATAAGATACTTGGGTTCGACCAAAAACTACAATTTCTGAACGAACCGATTCCCAAGCAGTGTTTTCTGAGATGACAACACTATCGGGCAGGACAACGTCAATCCCTATAAAAAGGGTGAGCTTTGTCCATTTTGTCGTCTGCGAAAAGTGTTTGGGGGGAGGCGGTTCGAAAATTGAAGTGCGGAAGAATCCGCGTGTTCCAAAACGCAAAAAAATCATTAAAGTAAGGTGGAATGAGAGAAAAATGAAAAATGTAATGGAACAAGGAAATGAACAAGTTCTGAAACAGGCAACCTCTTCCGAAGTAATTCCGGAAGAAACTACTGCAGAAGTTGTTTCATCGGTGCCTACGGCTCCGGCGAAAAAGAAGAAAAAAGGTTTCTTCTTCAATCTCTGGAAATTCAGTGGTGCGTACTTAATGATTCTGCCGGCAATTATAGTGACAATTATTTTCTCCTATTTGCCGATGTATGGTATCATCATGGCATTCAAGAATTTCGACCCTGTGCAGGGGATCTTCGGCTCTCCCTGGGCTGCCAACTACGGCTTTGAACACTTTATCAATATCTTTAGAGATCCTGATATGCTCAAAGCGGTAAAAAACACCGTCGTATTCGGTTTGGTTATTTTATTCGGCGGTTATCCCTTCCCGATTATCTTAGCTTTGATGTTCAATGAAATCAGAAGCAAGTGGTTCAAAAAAGTTTCGCAGACCATTGCGTACTTCCCCCACTTCTTATCCTGGATTTCCGTAATCGGTTTGTTATATACCTTCCTGGCAAAAGAAGGTCCCTTTAACCAGTTGATGGGCTCTTTGATAGATGGATGGGTTCCCACCAACCCCTTGATGAAATCTGAATACTTCTTAGCCATTATGTTCTTCTCACATCTCTGGAAGAGCGTTGGTTACTCCTCCGTTGTATTCCTTGCAGCGATTACCGGTATTGACCCCGGTCTTTACGAAGCAGCAAGTATTGACGGCTGCGGCAAGTGGAAACAGATTTGGCACATTACACTTCCTTGTATCAAACCCACCATGGTAATCATTTTGATTATGTCTTTGGGCGGTTTGATAAACGTAAACTTTGAACAGGTATTCGGTATGCAGAATGCATTCACCCAGGCAGATAACGAAGTTATCGGTACTATCGTATATCGTCGTGGTATTATGGGTGGTGACTATTCACAGACCACAGCGTTCGGTTTATTCCAGGGTCTGGTTAGCTTATTCTTAGTTACTACCGCAAACTGGGTTTCTAAGAAAGTAACCGATCAGAGTATTTGGTAAGGAGGAGTATCAATAGACATGAAAAGAAGTTTAGGTGAAAAAGTCTTCACAGTTATTAACACTATCATTATGATACTCATCTGCGTCATCTCTGTTTATCCGTACTTGAATCAGGTAGCGATTTCTTTAAACGATGGTAGAGATGCAATGGCAGGTGGTATCACCATTTTCCCCAGAAAATTTACTTGGGAAAACTACACTACCCTGTTTTCTGATCCTTCATTTGTACAGGCAGCGAAAATTTCCGTACTGAGAGTTCTCTGTGCAACCTCTTTGGCGCTTTTAGTAACCTACGCTGCAGCGTACGGTTTGACCAGAAAAGGCTTACCTTACAGAAAATTCTTAACCTTATTCTTAATGTTACCCGGTTATATCCCCGTTGGTACCATTCCCAACTACATTAACATCAGTAATTTGGGACTTTTGGATAATTTCTGGGTATATATCCTTCCCAGTTTGTTCGGCTTCTATAATATGATTATTATCCGTTCTTATCTTCAGGAGCTACCTCCCGAAATGGAAGAAAGTGCGAAGATTGACGGTGCGAACGACTTGACCATTATGTTCCGTATTATCTTCCCCATGACCTTACCGGTTGTTGCCTGCGTAGCACTGTGGGTATCCGTTGGTGCATGGAATGACTGGACAACTACCTTGATCTATGTTACCGAACCTGATTTACATACTCTGCAGTATTTAATGATGCGTCTGGTAAAAGAAGCAGAAACCGCGAGCAAGATGTCTCAGCAGACTGCTATGAGTAAAGGTCAGGTTGTGCCCACGGTTACCGGTGATACCGTAAAAGCAGCAACCTTGATTGTTACAACCTTACCGATTCTGATGGTATATCCTTTCCTGCAGAAATACTTCATCAAAGGTATCAACATCGGTGCAGTAAAAGGATAAAACAAGCCGAAAAATCTCTATACTATTATATATTATATATAGGACAGATTTTTCAACTGTTATTTTGTAAAAATAAAATACATATAAAAAGGAGAAAACATTATGAAAACCATGAAACGAGTTCTCGCGTTGCTTTTAGTAGCAACCATGGCGTTCTCTCTTGGTGCATGTGGCAAAAAGAAGAGAGAATCTGCCGAAGTAAAATTTGATGCAAACGGCGATTACGTTGTTCCGGACAGAGTTCTGGAAATCGTAGGCTGGAACACTCAGGGTACTGACTACGCTATGGGCGCAGACCTGGGCTTCACCGACTTAACAGCAGATTGGCTGGAAGCAAAAACCAACGTTGTTTACAAAAACATCTATGGTAATGACAACGGTTCCTGGGATGCTAAGCTGACCAGACTGGTAACCGGTAAAAATATGCCCGACGTTGTGTTCTGTGGCGCTTTCCAGGGTCCTGCACACTTCAACAAATTAGACGAAATGAACGTTCTGTATCACTTAACTCCCGAAATGATTCAGAAAGTAGCTCCCAACCTGTGGGCAAGAACTCCCAAGGACTGCTGGGATGCTTTCACCGTAACCAAAGATGGCGAAACCTACATCACCGGTATTCCTTACAACATTCATGTAAGCTATGATGAACCCTTCTTAGCAGAAACTGATGAATTCACTCCTTACACTCAGGAAGAAGTTGATTACATCAGAGAAACTCAGTTAAAATACGAAACTGACGTTACCTTCTTATCCACCCAGTGCTTATACATCCGTGACGATATTTTAAAAGATTTCTTCCCCGAAGCAAAAACCTATGATGAACTGGTAGAAATCTTAGAAGAAACCAATGCTCCTTTAGGCGATGTTATGCTGGACGTTCCGATCTACTCTACCGAAGAATTAGTAGATTTCATGTATGCTATTCAGGCGAAAAACTATAAAGTAGACGGTAAAACCGTATATCCCTTCGGTTACAACGGTGGCGATAACTGGTTAGCATTATCTCAGTTCGGTTCCGAATTAATGGGTTACAAAAACCACAACTATTCCGGTACCATCAACTATGAAACCAAACGTTATGAATTATTCTTACTGTCTGACATCGTGAAAGAATCTGCAAGATTGCAGAATCAGATGTTAAACGATGAAGTTATTGAATCTGAATCCTTAGCACAGCCCACCAACTTATATCAGGAAAAAGTTATGAACGGTCAGTATGCAATTGCTGCTGTTAACACCTTCAACCAGGTTGGTAACTTAAATGACCAGCTGGAAGAAATGGGCAAACCTTTCAGATATCGTCCTTTCATTATGCAGATCCCCAACGATCCCAGATATCCTGCATTTACCGAAAAATCCATGTGGATGAACTCCTTGGCTCTGACCACCACTATGGAAGAAGGCGATGTTTATCAGTACTTAAACTGGATTGACACTCAGTACACCAGCGAATGGGAAGAAATCGCTTCTTGGGGTCCCCAGGATATGGCTAAAGATATTTGGCACGAAGAAAATGATCCGGAAACCGGCAGAACCATCAGAAAATTCAATGACGAAAGATTCAACCAGTATTTCTTAGAAGGCGATACCAACGCATTAGATGATGGTGAAACCTTAGGTTTTGGTGATACCTCCGGTTCCGAATTCCCTGTTTATGTATTAAACACTACCAAATTCCAACCTTTAATCTACAATAGAGCACACTACTATGGCGAAACCGGTGATGGCGGCTTCAGATTCCCGCCTGAAAGCGAACACGTTAAAAACGTTGTAGCATATCCGCCCACTCAGATTTGGGCTTCTATCTACGCTGATATTCCTGAAGTTATTGAATACTGGTCTACCAGAGAACAGTGGGAATCCAAAACTCGTATCGCTTTAGGTGCAAAACCCGGCGAATTCGAAGCTAGATGGGCTGAACTGGAAGAAACCATGAAAGGTATCGTTGATATCGAAGCTATGGAAGATGCTTGTACCAAAGCTGCAACTCCTTACATGGAAGACTTAGGAATGCTGGACTAATTTCTGAAAGCATCCTGGAATTCCAGATGATAAGCTGACGTATCAGCAAATGCGATATTGTTACACAACAGAAAATATGAGGAAGAATTTATGAAGTTAATGAAAAAATCTTTTTGCCTGCTTTTGGCATTGATGATGCTGTTCGGCATGTCCATCATGGCAGAAGCAGAAGAGGCAACTCCCTTTAAACAGCATAATCTTCCGGGCACAATCAATATGGCAGACTTCGACTTGGGTGGTCCCGGTGTGGGCCACTCAAGAATGAATGGTCAGCCGGAATCCTATGCACAGAAGTATCGTGATGATGCTACATTGAACTTCTACACAAGCCCGGTTCTCCATATGGGTTCTATGCCTCCCATGTGGTATCAGTATACCGTAAATGTTACCAAAGCAGGTACTTATGATATCTATGCAAGTGCAGCTGCAATGTACTCTCCCACCTTCGTTGTTAGTGTTGACGGTGTGGTAGCCGGAGAGGGCTCTGTTCCCGGTAGCGGAAACTGGTCTAACTTCTGGAGTGCAAAAGTTGCTTCTGCTGATATGACCGTGGGTAAACACGTGATTACCCTGGAACATAAAGGCGCAGGTGCTAACATTTACGAATTAAAATTCGAATATATGGGCGAACCTTCCAAAATCGACTTAGCTCCCACCGAAGGTGCATACCGTTTTCACTATCTGCCCACCAGAATTCAGGCAGAAGATTATGACGTAGATAATTTCTACAGCTTAGACGGTGAGAATGTTGGCGGTGAATACAGAAAAGATGACCCCATGGACACCGAAACCGACGAGTATGAGGAAGAATATCCCGACGGTTCCTGGGAAGAATTCGAAAGAACAACCGTAAACCTGAAACCGAAGGAATTTGTTACCTACACCGTTAAGGTTGAAAATGCAGGTGCCTATTCCTTACAGTTCAATGCAACTAAAAACAGTACTGTAACTGCTTACTTAAATGACATTGAATTAGGTATGGCTGATTTTACAGCAACCAATTATCGTGACACTTATGAAGCTGCAACTGTTTGGTTGGATAAAGGTGAATACAAACTGAAACTGGTTTGCCCTTCCAAGAGTGCAGCCATCGACTATATCGATTTCGTTGAAACTGATAAAGAAAGCTACACACTGGCAGACTTTATCAAACCGGAAGAAGATACTACCGAAGAAGAAAAGATTCTGGCAAATGTTTACAAAGACATTTATGTAGCTCCTAACGGAAGCGATGAAAACGACGGTTCTAAAGCTGCTCCTTTTGCAACCTGGCAGAGAGCAAACGAAGAAGTTGCAAAATTTAATAAAGATATGACCGGCGATATCGTGGTTCATTTTGCAGGCGGTAACTATCCCGTGAAAGAAATGATGACCATGGACGAAAAAATTAGCGGTTTCAATGGTTATAAAGTAATCTACAAAGGCGACGATCTGTTAAATCCCCCCGTATTCAACGGTGGTACTCAGATTACCGGATGGCAGCCTCAGGAAGGCACTCCCTTCTGGGTTGCTGATGCAAGCCATGTGGAAGATACCAGAAATATGTATGTGAATGAATTTCCTGCAGTTCTGGCAAAGAGCCGTTACAGATATCAGCCCAGTGAATTATATAAAATTGATGGAAGCAAATATGATTCCGACGGTTTTGTTGTTCCCTTGAGCAATTTCCCGAAAAAACTGACTCATCCGGAAGATATGATGATTGTTTGGCCTGTTCTTTGGACCACCTCCAGAACTCCGGTTGAATCCGCATTCTATTCTGACACTTCGGTTACCTTTAAAATGACACAACCCGTGTGGACCTGTGCAACCAGCTTAGGCGGTGCCGGTCACTTGAATGTTGACCCCTCTGATACTTTCTACCTGGAAAATGCAATTGAATTGCTGGATGAACCCGGTGAATTCTTCTTTGATAAATATGACAAGAAGATTTACTACTATCCCTACCAGGAAGAAGATATGACCACTGCAGACGTTTGGGTTTCCACCACCGAAAAACTGCTCAATATGTCCGGTAGCTCCTTGATGACCAAGGTGCAGAACGTGGAATTTAATAACTTAAGATTCCAGTACGGTGCATGGAACGAGCTTTCTGAAACCGGTTTGAAAGAAAACCAGACTGACCAGTTGATTGTTGCAAGCACCAACGATGCAGTTTGGCATAGAGAAGTTATGAAACCTGCACAGGTTACTATCGAATGTGCGCAGTATATTGACATTAAAAACTGCGAATTTGTAAACTTAGGTTCTAACTGTCTGAATATGACCAATGGTATTTTAAATGCAAATATTGTTGGTAACTTATTTAGAGACAGTGCTGCAACCGGTTTGGTTGCTGGTAACTGGAACCACAAGGTTGAACTTTCCGATGATCAGGAAAGATGTGAATACATCAATATTTCCAACAACTTATTCCATCGTGTGGCTTATGAACACTGTGGTTCTGCCGCAATGGCAGTTTACTATCCCGCACACGCTACCATTGAACACAATGACGTTCGTGACGTTCCCTACACCGGTATCTCCGTTGGTTGGGGCTGGGGTGCATGGAACCCGCCGGAAGTAAAAGATATCCACGTGTTATCCAACTACGTGGAAAACGTTACTTCTCAGAACTATGACGGTGCTCACATCTACACCTTAGGTAGAATGGAAGACTCTACCATTAAATACAATCACTTAGTAAAATCCGGGGATACCCGTGGCGGTATTTACTTGGATGAAGCAAGTGCAGCGATCACCGTTGAAGAAAACGTTGTTCAGCGTGCAGCAAACCCCATCTTTGCACGTGCCGGCGCAATCATCAGAGATATTTATGCAAACAATAACTATGTTGATACCGATTA
Proteins encoded in this region:
- a CDS encoding carbohydrate-binding protein; protein product: MKLMKKSFCLLLALMMLFGMSIMAEAEEATPFKQHNLPGTINMADFDLGGPGVGHSRMNGQPESYAQKYRDDATLNFYTSPVLHMGSMPPMWYQYTVNVTKAGTYDIYASAAAMYSPTFVVSVDGVVAGEGSVPGSGNWSNFWSAKVASADMTVGKHVITLEHKGAGANIYELKFEYMGEPSKIDLAPTEGAYRFHYLPTRIQAEDYDVDNFYSLDGENVGGEYRKDDPMDTETDEYEEEYPDGSWEEFERTTVNLKPKEFVTYTVKVENAGAYSLQFNATKNSTVTAYLNDIELGMADFTATNYRDTYEAATVWLDKGEYKLKLVCPSKSAAIDYIDFVETDKESYTLADFIKPEEDTTEEEKILANVYKDIYVAPNGSDENDGSKAAPFATWQRANEEVAKFNKDMTGDIVVHFAGGNYPVKEMMTMDEKISGFNGYKVIYKGDDLLNPPVFNGGTQITGWQPQEGTPFWVADASHVEDTRNMYVNEFPAVLAKSRYRYQPSELYKIDGSKYDSDGFVVPLSNFPKKLTHPEDMMIVWPVLWTTSRTPVESAFYSDTSVTFKMTQPVWTCATSLGGAGHLNVDPSDTFYLENAIELLDEPGEFFFDKYDKKIYYYPYQEEDMTTADVWVSTTEKLLNMSGSSLMTKVQNVEFNNLRFQYGAWNELSETGLKENQTDQLIVASTNDAVWHREVMKPAQVTIECAQYIDIKNCEFVNLGSNCLNMTNGILNANIVGNLFRDSAATGLVAGNWNHKVELSDDQERCEYINISNNLFHRVAYEHCGSAAMAVYYPAHATIEHNDVRDVPYTGISVGWGWGAWNPPEVKDIHVLSNYVENVTSQNYDGAHIYTLGRMEDSTIKYNHLVKSGDTRGGIYLDEASAAITVEENVVQRAANPIFARAGAIIRDIYANNNYVDTDYTGFTAETVDSHRNKIDVTYHILDGKWPARAQEIMADAGLQDQYTHLLKEAEYPDWRVFAWEYNPDSLYQVGVVPDVNRWVLGQEYDDFFEISHEKPTVYAGGHLGDTKPGEWVSFNVHVEDEGNYKLSIRGSDGWTGGADCTAKLTLDDQVIADGFIIKRGGWDLKNFEVGTVYLTKGDHVFKMEVQGNDWMVGGFIFDNGKLLPDDPNFDDCQLVDQETFVARFTEGFQDIDNHWAYYNILDMTDAGYIKGYDAYTFGPDDNVTLHQACMLTLRVMNDTSDDTNWKEQAVELGMLTSVNEPDAPISRERFIDIVMKAYKKVVGSYTIVVDHEYCTDADAINEQYRHAIYGAIDQELIEGYEDGTFRPANTLSRAEATTVLYRFTDKF